Within the Blastocatellia bacterium genome, the region CGATGGTGATGTTTTGATCCTTAACGAATGGCTGCTCCATCAGCACGACTTCTTGATAGTACTTGTTGAGGCGGCCCTCGACGATCTTATCCAGCACCTGCTGCGGCTTGTTGGCGTTCTTCGGATCTTGCTTCGCCTGATCCAGAGCGATCTCGCGCTCCTTGTCCAGCACTTCCGCCGGCACTTCGTCTTTGGTGACGTAGCGCGGCTCGCTGGCGGCGATGTGCATGGCCAGGTCATGAACGAAGCCGCGGAAATCGTCAGTGCGCGCCACGAAATCGGACTCGCAGTTGACTTCGACGATCACGCCGATCTTGCCGCCGGCGTGGATGTAAGCATCAACCAGGCCCTCGGCGGTGATGCGGCCCGATTTCTTGGCCGCCGTCGCCTGACCGCGCTTGCGGAGGATTTCGATGGCTTTCTCTTCGTCGCCGGCCGATTCATTGAGCGCCGCTTTGCATTCCATCATGCCGGCGCCGGTCTTCTCTCTGAGTGCTTTAATTGCTGATGCTGAAATTGCGTTTGACATTACGACCTGGTTCTCCTCTTCGATAATAAAAAACCGACGCGGAAACAGGGCGATGAAGAGACGCGGCGACAGACTGATTAATCTATCTGTCGCCGCGTCGCCGCGTCTCCGTGTCGCCGCGTCGTGTCCGCCTTACTCAGCGGTTTCGGCTTTGCCGGCGGCCTTGTCAGCCGGGAATTGCGCGCCGGGCTCGCGGTCAGCAGCCGCCGGCGCTTCTTCGCGGGCAAAGGCGCCCGGCACCGGCTCGGCTGCCGGAACGGTCGCGGCAGGCACGCTCTCTTTTTCGGCGGTGAACGATTCGTGATGGCCGCGATGACCGGGCTGCGACATCTGCACGTCGTTCTGGGTTACGGTAGCAGCGACCTGGGCCCCTGAAGGCGCCGCCGCGCCGGTCTGCGGAGGCACAGGCGATGCCGCTTCAGGCATGGCCGGCGCTCCAGGCGGCACATAGGTCGTGCGGCGTCCGCCGCGCCGGTCGCCACGTCCGCGCCCGCGCCCGCGGTCGCCGCGGTCGCCGCGCTCACCGCGCTCGGGCCGCTCGCCACGCGGCGCGGCTTCGGCGCCGTCGCCGGCGCTGCTCTCGGCCTGGCCTTCATCCGCCGCGCCTTCCTTGAGCATCTGCTGGCCTTCGACGATGGCGTCGGCCATCTTCGCGGCGAACAAGCGCACGGCGCGCAACGCGTCGTCGTTGCCGGGGACGACATAATCGATGCCGTCGGGGTTGCAGTTGGTGTCAACGATGGCGACGGTCGTGATGCCGAGCTTGTTGGCTTCGTGGACGGCGATCTCTTCCTTGTTCGAGTCGATGATGAAGATAACGTCCGGCAGGTGGCGCATGTCGCGGATGCCCGCGAGGTTCTTTTCCAGCGCCGCATGCTCGCGGTCGAGCTGCAAGCGCTCTTTCTTGGTGAGCGCGTCGAAGCGCCCGTCGGTGCGCATGGCCTCGATGTCCTTCATCTTCTGAATGGACTTCTGCACCGTCTGGAAGTTGGTGAGCAGGCCGCCGAGCCAGCGCTGATTGACGTAGAACTGGTTGCAGCGCTTCGCCTCTTCGGCGACGGCGTCCTGGGCCTGGCGCTTGGTGCCGACGAACAGGAAACTGCGGCCATCCATAGCCGCCTGGGTGACGAATTTCACAGCCTCTTTGAAGAGTCGCTGGGTCTTCTGAAGGTCAATGATGTAAATGCCGTTGCGTTCGCCGAAGATGTATTCCT harbors:
- the tsf gene encoding translation elongation factor Ts, with the translated sequence MSNAISASAIKALREKTGAGMMECKAALNESAGDEEKAIEILRKRGQATAAKKSGRITAEGLVDAYIHAGGKIGVIVEVNCESDFVARTDDFRGFVHDLAMHIAASEPRYVTKDEVPAEVLDKEREIALDQAKQDPKNANKPQQVLDKIVEGRLNKYYQEVVLMEQPFVKDQNITIGQLVTTMTGKTGENVKVRRFTRFKMGEGLEKRSADLGAEVQELLGNQ